The following are encoded in a window of Platichthys flesus chromosome 19, fPlaFle2.1, whole genome shotgun sequence genomic DNA:
- the rgs3a gene encoding regulator of G-protein signaling 3a isoform X8, protein MFLAMVDISEKYLERAKDMKNRLAFLRRRNESPGSNPASKLDKSMRPTPEEALKWGDSLDKLLAHKYGLAAFRAFLRTEFSEENLEFWLACEEYKKIKSQSKMASKAKKIFAEYIAIQSCKEVNLDSYTRDHTKDNLQNVTRSSFDLAQRRIYGLMEKDSYPRFIRSELYLDLINQKKSSSTSTSSSS, encoded by the exons ATGTTTCTCGCCATGGTCGATATCTCAGAAAAGTACCTGGAAAG gGCCAAAGACATGAAGAATCGACTGGCTTTCCTGCGGAGGAGGAATGAATCTCCAGGAAGCAACCCAGCCAGCAAGCTAGACAAGTCTATGAG GCCCACCCCAGAGGAGGCACTGAAATGGGGGGACTCGCTCGACAAGCTGCTGGCGCACAAAT ATGGCCTGGCGGCGTTCCGAGCTTTCCTGCGCACCGAGTTCAGCGAGGAGAATCTGGAATTCTGGCTGGCGTGCGAGGAGTACAAGAAGATCAAGTCGCAGTCCAAGATGGCCTCGAAGGCCAAGAAGATCTTTGCAGAATACATCGCCATCCAGTCGTGTAAAGAG GTAAATCTGGATTCGTACACCCGGGATCACACCAAGGACAACCTGCAGAATGTGACGCGCTCCAGCTTTGACCTCGCGCAGAGGCGGATATACGGGCTGATGGAGAAGGACTCATACCCTCGCTTCATCCGCTCAGAACTCTACTTGGACTTAATCAACCAAAAAAAGTCCAGCTCCACTTCGACTTCGTCTTCGTCATAA
- the rgs3a gene encoding regulator of G-protein signaling 3a isoform X11 → MFLAMVDISEKYLERPTPEEALKWGDSLDKLLAHKYGLAAFRAFLRTEFSEENLEFWLACEEYKKIKSQSKMASKAKKIFAEYIAIQSCKEVNLDSYTRDHTKDNLQNVTRSSFDLAQRRIYGLMEKDSYPRFIRSELYLDLINQKKSSSTSTSSSS, encoded by the exons ATGTTTCTCGCCATGGTCGATATCTCAGAAAAGTACCTGGAAAG GCCCACCCCAGAGGAGGCACTGAAATGGGGGGACTCGCTCGACAAGCTGCTGGCGCACAAAT ATGGCCTGGCGGCGTTCCGAGCTTTCCTGCGCACCGAGTTCAGCGAGGAGAATCTGGAATTCTGGCTGGCGTGCGAGGAGTACAAGAAGATCAAGTCGCAGTCCAAGATGGCCTCGAAGGCCAAGAAGATCTTTGCAGAATACATCGCCATCCAGTCGTGTAAAGAG GTAAATCTGGATTCGTACACCCGGGATCACACCAAGGACAACCTGCAGAATGTGACGCGCTCCAGCTTTGACCTCGCGCAGAGGCGGATATACGGGCTGATGGAGAAGGACTCATACCCTCGCTTCATCCGCTCAGAACTCTACTTGGACTTAATCAACCAAAAAAAGTCCAGCTCCACTTCGACTTCGTCTTCGTCATAA
- the rgs3a gene encoding regulator of G-protein signaling 3a isoform X7: MFLAMVDISEKYLERAKDMKNRLAFLRRRNESPGSNPASKLDKSMRSVKPTPEEALKWGDSLDKLLAHKYGLAAFRAFLRTEFSEENLEFWLACEEYKKIKSQSKMASKAKKIFAEYIAIQSCKEVNLDSYTRDHTKDNLQNVTRSSFDLAQRRIYGLMEKDSYPRFIRSELYLDLINQKKSSSTSTSSSS; the protein is encoded by the exons ATGTTTCTCGCCATGGTCGATATCTCAGAAAAGTACCTGGAAAG gGCCAAAGACATGAAGAATCGACTGGCTTTCCTGCGGAGGAGGAATGAATCTCCAGGAAGCAACCCAGCCAGCAAGCTAGACAAGTCTATGAGGTCAGTCAA GCCCACCCCAGAGGAGGCACTGAAATGGGGGGACTCGCTCGACAAGCTGCTGGCGCACAAAT ATGGCCTGGCGGCGTTCCGAGCTTTCCTGCGCACCGAGTTCAGCGAGGAGAATCTGGAATTCTGGCTGGCGTGCGAGGAGTACAAGAAGATCAAGTCGCAGTCCAAGATGGCCTCGAAGGCCAAGAAGATCTTTGCAGAATACATCGCCATCCAGTCGTGTAAAGAG GTAAATCTGGATTCGTACACCCGGGATCACACCAAGGACAACCTGCAGAATGTGACGCGCTCCAGCTTTGACCTCGCGCAGAGGCGGATATACGGGCTGATGGAGAAGGACTCATACCCTCGCTTCATCCGCTCAGAACTCTACTTGGACTTAATCAACCAAAAAAAGTCCAGCTCCACTTCGACTTCGTCTTCGTCATAA
- the rgs3a gene encoding regulator of G-protein signaling 3a isoform X9 codes for MAKDMKNRLAFLRRRNESPGSNPASKLDKSMRSVKPTPEEALKWGDSLDKLLAHKYGLAAFRAFLRTEFSEENLEFWLACEEYKKIKSQSKMASKAKKIFAEYIAIQSCKEVNLDSYTRDHTKDNLQNVTRSSFDLAQRRIYGLMEKDSYPRFIRSELYLDLINQKKSSSTSTSSSS; via the exons AT gGCCAAAGACATGAAGAATCGACTGGCTTTCCTGCGGAGGAGGAATGAATCTCCAGGAAGCAACCCAGCCAGCAAGCTAGACAAGTCTATGAGGTCAGTCAA GCCCACCCCAGAGGAGGCACTGAAATGGGGGGACTCGCTCGACAAGCTGCTGGCGCACAAAT ATGGCCTGGCGGCGTTCCGAGCTTTCCTGCGCACCGAGTTCAGCGAGGAGAATCTGGAATTCTGGCTGGCGTGCGAGGAGTACAAGAAGATCAAGTCGCAGTCCAAGATGGCCTCGAAGGCCAAGAAGATCTTTGCAGAATACATCGCCATCCAGTCGTGTAAAGAG GTAAATCTGGATTCGTACACCCGGGATCACACCAAGGACAACCTGCAGAATGTGACGCGCTCCAGCTTTGACCTCGCGCAGAGGCGGATATACGGGCTGATGGAGAAGGACTCATACCCTCGCTTCATCCGCTCAGAACTCTACTTGGACTTAATCAACCAAAAAAAGTCCAGCTCCACTTCGACTTCGTCTTCGTCATAA
- the rgs3a gene encoding regulator of G-protein signaling 3a isoform X10 produces MAKDMKNRLAFLRRRNESPGSNPASKLDKSMRPTPEEALKWGDSLDKLLAHKYGLAAFRAFLRTEFSEENLEFWLACEEYKKIKSQSKMASKAKKIFAEYIAIQSCKEVNLDSYTRDHTKDNLQNVTRSSFDLAQRRIYGLMEKDSYPRFIRSELYLDLINQKKSSSTSTSSSS; encoded by the exons AT gGCCAAAGACATGAAGAATCGACTGGCTTTCCTGCGGAGGAGGAATGAATCTCCAGGAAGCAACCCAGCCAGCAAGCTAGACAAGTCTATGAG GCCCACCCCAGAGGAGGCACTGAAATGGGGGGACTCGCTCGACAAGCTGCTGGCGCACAAAT ATGGCCTGGCGGCGTTCCGAGCTTTCCTGCGCACCGAGTTCAGCGAGGAGAATCTGGAATTCTGGCTGGCGTGCGAGGAGTACAAGAAGATCAAGTCGCAGTCCAAGATGGCCTCGAAGGCCAAGAAGATCTTTGCAGAATACATCGCCATCCAGTCGTGTAAAGAG GTAAATCTGGATTCGTACACCCGGGATCACACCAAGGACAACCTGCAGAATGTGACGCGCTCCAGCTTTGACCTCGCGCAGAGGCGGATATACGGGCTGATGGAGAAGGACTCATACCCTCGCTTCATCCGCTCAGAACTCTACTTGGACTTAATCAACCAAAAAAAGTCCAGCTCCACTTCGACTTCGTCTTCGTCATAA